A genomic region of Fundulus heteroclitus isolate FHET01 chromosome 24, MU-UCD_Fhet_4.1, whole genome shotgun sequence contains the following coding sequences:
- the LOC118557862 gene encoding uncharacterized protein LOC118557862 translates to MPCPFDGCDYSRSRLDRHFELAHREVEQERISQAINTLKYQATIQRLKALRETNPDPPMISCLDIGTEQEMEHVELVLPKAEVVPEDPYSCTSCSELISKNVQLTNELGDLRKKLRFEYRWAKRARRAINRMQEALEKSPSGPVEPTDLDALGDEGQHGSSSDEEARPTKPKPNPAKRTSLSVLQQYPKFPPSILQYIEDYWVHLKSCTGQKKHLENQKSKLGRIMNFLTFMTEGRTILKNWMFLPNIKRINQWPEFLLNEGLVETTVRAYLVNLSQFLAFLGTPLPPHPGSLKRPCSR, encoded by the exons ATGCCATGTCCATTTGATGGCTGTGACTATTCAAGATCTAGGTTGGACAGGCATTTTGAACTAGCACATCGTGAGGTGGAGCAGGAAAGGATTTCCCAAGCCATCAATACTTTGAAGTACCAAGCCACCATCCAGCGCCTCAAAGCTCTCAGGGAGACCAACCCGGACCCTCCCATGATCTCATGTCTTGACATCGGGACGGAACAAGAAATGGAGCATGTAGAACTGGTTCTCCCGAAAGCGGAAGTTGTTCCTGAGGATCCATACTCCTGCACATCCTGCAGCGAACTTATTTCAAAGAACGTGCAGCTGACCAACGAGCTGGGTGACCTTCGTAAAAAACTGCGGTTCGAGTACAGATGGGCCAAAAGGGCAAGGAGAGCAATAAATCGAATGCAGGAG GCACTGGAAAAGTCCCCCTCAGGCCCTGTGGAACCGACAGACCTGGATGCGCTGGGGGATGAAGGACAGCACGGTTCCTCTTCGGATGAAGAAGCCAGGCCCACCAAACCAAAACCCAACCCGGCCAAACGCACCTCTTTGTCAGTGCTGCAACAGTATCCCAAATTCCCCCCCAGCATCT tGCAATACATCGAGGATTACTGGGTGCACTTGAAGAGCTGCACTGGTCAGAAGAAGCACCTGGAAAACCAGAAATCCAAGTTAGGGCGCATAATGAACTTCCTCACATTCATGACAGAAGGGAGGACAATCTTGAAAAATTGGATGTTTCTCCCGAACATTAAGAGAATAAACCA GTGGCCAGAATTTCTTCTAAATGAGGGATTAGTAGAGACAACTGTGAGGGCCTACCTGGTCAACTTGTCACAGTTCCTGGCTTTTTTAGGGACACCCCTCCCTCCGCATCCAGGGTCCCTAAAACGGCCGTGTTCTCGGTGA